A DNA window from Pseudodesulfovibrio thermohalotolerans contains the following coding sequences:
- a CDS encoding ABC-F family ATP-binding cassette domain-containing protein, with product MLLLDEPTNHLDLEAVEWLEDYLLNYRGALAFVVHDRIFLNRVGTHVLFLGGAKPLLRKGSFDEFLAWDEENREQRRKEADKLSAKIENEYKYINKFRVKARKAAQAQSKLKKVEKLERELSQIKEVQASHHRGRSLNFRLPEPKRGDKVAISVVDLEFHYEGGESVWPALNFQLFRGKKVAVVAPNGAGKSTLLKLIAGALTPSAGTVKIGPGTEMGYFSQHQHEILNLDSTVLGEIRRLSSSGLTEEQVMSVLGLFLLGEPYFDRKVRGLSGGEKSRLLLATLFLARANLLLLDEPTNHLDIETREGLIRALQDYEGTLFFVAHDRYLLNEVAEEVWALDENGLIQHIGGFEEYHAKQKREEACRNGQASCDPEEALERRKLSKEEKRRQAEERNRLYRELKPLKKKYEKLEADLEKVLDEQAGLEEKMNDPATYAKPEEALKLNAAYKDATEWAENLMERMAELEERMEAISGDGEPA from the coding sequence GTGCTCCTTCTGGACGAGCCCACCAACCACCTCGACCTGGAGGCCGTTGAGTGGCTTGAGGACTATCTGCTCAACTACCGGGGCGCGCTCGCCTTCGTGGTTCATGACCGCATCTTCCTGAACCGGGTGGGTACACACGTGCTTTTCCTTGGAGGAGCCAAGCCCCTGTTGCGCAAGGGGTCTTTTGACGAATTTCTGGCCTGGGACGAGGAGAATCGGGAGCAGCGGCGCAAGGAAGCGGACAAGCTTTCGGCGAAGATTGAAAACGAATACAAATATATCAACAAGTTCCGCGTCAAGGCGCGCAAGGCCGCCCAAGCCCAGAGCAAGCTCAAGAAGGTGGAGAAGCTGGAGCGGGAACTGAGCCAGATCAAGGAGGTTCAGGCCTCCCATCATCGCGGCAGGAGCCTGAACTTCCGTTTGCCCGAGCCCAAGCGCGGCGACAAGGTCGCAATCTCGGTCGTGGATTTGGAATTTCACTACGAGGGAGGGGAGAGCGTCTGGCCCGCCCTGAATTTTCAGCTCTTTCGGGGCAAGAAGGTGGCCGTGGTCGCGCCCAACGGCGCGGGCAAGTCGACCTTGCTCAAGCTTATCGCCGGGGCACTGACGCCCTCGGCAGGTACCGTCAAGATCGGGCCGGGCACGGAAATGGGCTATTTCAGCCAGCACCAGCACGAAATCCTCAACCTGGACAGCACCGTCCTCGGGGAGATCAGACGGTTGTCCAGCTCCGGGTTGACCGAAGAGCAGGTCATGAGCGTTCTCGGCCTGTTCCTGCTGGGCGAGCCGTATTTCGACCGCAAGGTCCGGGGACTTTCCGGCGGCGAGAAGTCCCGCCTGCTCCTGGCCACGTTGTTTCTTGCCAGGGCCAACCTGCTTCTCCTCGACGAGCCCACCAACCATCTGGATATCGAGACCCGCGAGGGGCTCATTCGCGCGTTGCAGGATTACGAGGGGACGCTCTTTTTCGTGGCCCACGACCGTTATTTGCTCAATGAGGTGGCCGAAGAGGTCTGGGCGCTGGACGAGAACGGGTTGATTCAGCATATCGGCGGGTTCGAGGAGTATCACGCGAAGCAGAAGCGGGAGGAGGCGTGCCGCAACGGGCAGGCCTCGTGCGATCCCGAGGAGGCTTTGGAGCGGCGCAAGCTTTCCAAGGAGGAGAAGCGCCGCCAGGCCGAGGAGCGCAACCGCCTTTATCGCGAGCTCAAGCCTCTCAAAAAGAAATATGAAAAGCTTGAGGCGGACCTGGAAAAGGTCCTGGACGAGCAGGCCGGGCTGGAAGAGAAGATGAACGATCCCGCCACGTACGCAAAGCCTGAAGAGGCGCTCAAGCTCAATGCCGCCTACAAGGATGCCACCGAGTGGGCCGAGAACCTCATGGAGCGCATGGCCGAACTGGAAGAGCGCATGGAGGCCATCTCCGGCGACGGGGAGCCCGCATGA
- a CDS encoding GIY-YIG nuclease family protein, whose translation MQTWHVYLLRCADNSLYCGITNNLDRRLAAHNAGTASKYTRARLPVRLAASVTVDGKSAALRLEMAIKKMPAGQKIERLLATGEPILNS comes from the coding sequence ATGCAAACATGGCACGTTTACCTGCTCCGTTGCGCGGACAACAGCCTCTATTGCGGCATCACCAACAATCTGGACCGGAGGCTCGCGGCACACAACGCCGGGACTGCCTCCAAATACACCCGGGCGAGACTTCCCGTGCGCCTGGCGGCAAGCGTGACGGTGGACGGCAAGAGCGCGGCCCTTCGGCTGGAGATGGCCATCAAGAAAATGCCCGCAGGACAAAAGATCGAACGACTGCTCGCCACCGGCGAACCTATCCTGAATTCCTAA
- the leuB gene encoding 3-isopropylmalate dehydrogenase, with amino-acid sequence MKICVLPGDGIGREIVGQALRVLEKVGDKYGRAFETTEALIGGCAIDAEGVPLPAETVARCKDSDAVLLGAVGGPKWDTIDPAIRPEKGLLGIRKELGLFANVRPARLFKQLSDACYLRPDIVAKGLDVMVVRELTGGIYFGEPRFDGEKDGERYGYNTMVYYEHEIRRIAKVAFEAARKRSGRVCSVDKANVLDVSRVWREIVIDEHKNYPDVELSHLYVDNAAMQLVRDPSQFDVLVTGNLFGDILSDEAAAITGSIGMLPSASLGEGNPGLFEPIHGSAPDIAGKDLANPLATILSVSMMLRHAFDMADEADCIEQAVEKTLEQGYRTGDIMQEGCKRVGCAAMAEAVLKNM; translated from the coding sequence ATGAAGATTTGTGTATTGCCCGGTGACGGCATCGGCCGGGAAATTGTGGGCCAGGCCCTGCGGGTGCTGGAAAAGGTCGGCGACAAGTATGGCCGCGCTTTCGAGACCACGGAAGCGTTGATCGGCGGCTGCGCCATCGACGCCGAGGGCGTGCCGTTGCCTGCGGAGACCGTGGCCCGGTGCAAGGATTCCGACGCTGTGCTGTTGGGCGCGGTTGGTGGTCCCAAGTGGGATACCATTGACCCCGCCATCCGCCCGGAGAAAGGGCTGCTCGGCATCCGCAAGGAGCTCGGGCTGTTCGCCAACGTGCGTCCGGCGCGGCTGTTCAAGCAGTTGTCCGACGCCTGTTATCTCCGCCCCGACATCGTGGCCAAGGGGCTGGATGTCATGGTCGTGCGCGAGCTGACCGGCGGCATCTATTTCGGTGAACCCCGTTTCGACGGCGAAAAGGACGGCGAGCGGTACGGCTATAACACCATGGTTTACTATGAGCATGAGATTCGCCGTATCGCGAAGGTGGCCTTCGAGGCCGCCCGCAAGCGCTCCGGCCGGGTCTGCTCCGTGGACAAGGCCAACGTGCTGGACGTGTCCCGCGTGTGGCGAGAGATCGTCATAGACGAGCACAAGAATTACCCTGACGTGGAGCTGTCGCACCTGTACGTCGACAACGCGGCCATGCAGTTGGTGCGTGATCCGTCCCAGTTCGACGTTCTGGTCACCGGCAACCTGTTCGGCGACATCCTGTCCGACGAGGCTGCGGCCATCACCGGCTCCATCGGCATGTTGCCGTCCGCGTCGCTGGGCGAGGGCAATCCTGGGCTGTTCGAGCCCATTCACGGTTCGGCTCCGGACATTGCGGGCAAGGATTTGGCCAATCCCCTGGCCACTATCCTGTCCGTGTCCATGATGCTGCGCCATGCCTTTGACATGGCCGACGAGGCCGACTGCATTGAGCAGGCCGTGGAAAAGACCCTGGAGCAGGGCTACCGCACCGGCGACATCATGCAGGAAGGCTGCAAGCGCGTGGGCTGCGCCGCCATGGCCGAGGCCGTGCTGAAGAACATGTAG
- a CDS encoding 3-isopropylmalate dehydratase small subunit translates to MKVTGTAHKVGDHIDTDAIIPARFLVTTDAKELGRNCMEGLEAGWVKRIKENDVMIGGVNFGCGSSREHAPISILGAGIPVVLAHSFARIFYRNGFNMGLVLLEIGDDIDKFSDTDEIEVDTASGLIKNLTTGATVQAAPVPPFMQEILNAGGLVEYAKRKLA, encoded by the coding sequence ATGAAAGTAACCGGAACCGCTCACAAAGTGGGCGACCATATCGATACGGACGCCATCATACCGGCCCGTTTCCTGGTGACTACCGACGCCAAGGAGCTGGGCAGGAACTGCATGGAGGGACTTGAGGCCGGATGGGTCAAGCGGATCAAGGAAAACGACGTCATGATAGGCGGCGTGAACTTCGGCTGCGGCTCGTCCCGCGAACACGCTCCCATTTCTATCCTGGGCGCGGGCATTCCCGTGGTCCTGGCGCACAGTTTCGCACGTATCTTTTACCGCAACGGGTTCAATATGGGCCTGGTGCTGCTCGAAATCGGCGATGACATCGACAAGTTCAGCGATACCGATGAAATCGAGGTGGATACCGCCTCCGGCCTCATCAAGAATCTGACCACCGGCGCGACCGTGCAGGCCGCCCCGGTGCCCCCGTTCATGCAGGAAATCCTCAATGCGGGCGGCTTGGTGGAATACGCCAAGAGGAAATTGGCGTAG
- the leuC gene encoding 3-isopropylmalate dehydratase large subunit, whose translation MGQTLAEKILQNHTDQEVTGTGQIVQCRVDMVLANDITAPLAIKSFKAMGAKKVFDQDKVSLVCDHFTPNKDIDSAEQVKVVREFAEEMGVTHYYECGEVGVEHALLPEKGIVGPGDIVVGADSHTCTYGGLGAFATGMGSTDIGAAMALGETWFKVPPTIRVNFTGTPGQYVGAKDFVLKQIGILGVSGALYKALEYGGEVVDNMSLEGRMTIANMAIEAGGKVGLFPADQKALDYSHNAGFSGGELMAADEDAVYERVLDIDVTGMAPQVACPHLPENVKPVDETAGLRIHQAVIGSCTNGRIEDMRLAAEVLKGRKVDPKVRCIILPATPSIWKACMKEGLMEIFMDAGCIVGPPTCGPCLGGHMGILAGGERAITTTNRNFKGRMGSLESEVFLSNPAVAAASAVAGEITNPAKL comes from the coding sequence ATGGGGCAGACCTTAGCAGAAAAGATTTTGCAGAACCACACGGACCAGGAGGTCACCGGCACCGGGCAGATTGTCCAGTGCAGGGTGGACATGGTGCTCGCCAACGACATCACCGCCCCCCTGGCCATCAAGTCCTTCAAAGCGATGGGCGCGAAAAAGGTCTTCGACCAGGACAAGGTGTCCCTGGTCTGCGATCACTTTACTCCCAACAAGGACATTGATTCCGCCGAACAGGTGAAGGTGGTCCGCGAATTTGCCGAGGAAATGGGTGTGACCCATTACTACGAATGCGGCGAGGTGGGCGTGGAACATGCGCTCCTGCCAGAGAAGGGCATCGTCGGTCCCGGCGACATCGTCGTGGGCGCAGACTCCCACACCTGCACTTACGGCGGCCTGGGCGCGTTCGCCACGGGCATGGGCTCCACCGATATCGGTGCGGCCATGGCCCTGGGCGAGACCTGGTTCAAAGTGCCGCCGACCATCCGCGTGAATTTCACCGGCACCCCCGGTCAGTACGTGGGAGCCAAGGATTTCGTTCTCAAGCAGATCGGCATTCTCGGTGTGTCCGGCGCGCTTTACAAGGCACTCGAATATGGCGGCGAGGTTGTGGACAACATGTCGCTGGAAGGGCGCATGACCATCGCCAACATGGCCATCGAAGCTGGTGGCAAAGTCGGGCTTTTTCCGGCCGATCAGAAGGCCCTGGACTATTCCCATAACGCCGGTTTCTCCGGTGGCGAGCTTATGGCCGCCGATGAGGATGCCGTGTACGAGCGGGTGCTCGACATTGATGTGACCGGCATGGCTCCGCAGGTCGCCTGTCCGCATCTGCCCGAGAACGTCAAGCCCGTCGACGAGACCGCCGGGCTCAGGATTCATCAGGCCGTCATCGGCTCCTGCACCAACGGCCGCATCGAGGATATGCGTCTTGCCGCCGAAGTGCTCAAGGGCCGCAAGGTTGATCCCAAGGTGCGCTGCATCATCTTGCCCGCCACTCCGTCCATCTGGAAGGCGTGCATGAAGGAAGGGTTGATGGAAATCTTCATGGATGCCGGTTGTATCGTGGGACCGCCCACCTGCGGCCCCTGTCTGGGCGGCCACATGGGCATCCTGGCGGGCGGCGAACGCGCCATCACCACCACCAACCGGAACTTCAAGGGCCGTATGGGCTCCCTGGAATCCGAGGTCTTCCTGTCCAACCCCGCCGTGGCCGCCGCCTCCGCCGTGGCCGGTGAGATCACCAACCCCGCCAAGCTGTAG